The Corallococcus caeni region CCTGGTGCTCTGCACCTTGAAACCCGCGTCATCCAGGAAGCCCTCGACCTCCGCGGGCGTGTACGACGCCGCGCCGGACGTGAGGAAGTAGTGCAACCCGATGAGCGGCGCGGACGTGCCCTGGGTGTCCCGCTCCTCGCGCAGGTACTCCAGCACCGCCAGCGTGCCCCGGGACGCCATCGCCCCGCGCACGCGCCGCAGGAGCGCCACGTTCTGCGCGGGCGTCAGGTGGTGCATCACCTGGAACAGCAGCACGCCGTCATACGGCCCGCCCAGCTCCGCGTGCAGCACGTCCCCTTCCTTGTGCGTCACCCGGTGCGACAGCCCCGCCTGGGCGATGATTTCCCGCCCCACGCGCACGCTGCCCTCCAGGTCCACCACCGTGGCCTTCAAGCCCCGGTGCGCCCGGCACAGCTCCGCCGCGTACCAGCCGTGCGCGCCGCCCAGGTCCAGGAGGTGCCTTGCTCCCCGGGGCAGGGGAATGGCCGCCGCCACCTCCGGCGAGGCCAGCCGCGCCAGCTGGTACATGGCCTGGATGTAGTCGCGCCAGCGCGGGTCGTCCGGAGCGAACTGGTGGATGTCCACCGACTGCCCGCTCTTCACCGCGTTCTCCAGCTGCCCCCACCAGTCCCACTGCGCGTAGTTGAACTCCAGGAACGCCGTGATGGCCTGCGGCGAGCGCGGGTCCAGCCACCGCCGCGCCCGGGGCGCCAGCCGGAAGCGGCCCCGGTGCAGCTCCACCACCTCGCAGGCGATGAGCGCTTCCAACAGCGCCCGCATGCCTTCGGTGCTCGTCTTCAGCCGCGCCGCCAGCGCCTCCGCCGTCGCCGCGCCGTCCGCCAGCGCCGCGTAGACGCCCAGCCGCGCGCCGGCCATCAGCGTGCGCGACGCCATCATCCCGAAGAAGGCGTGCGCCAGCGGCTGCGGCGCCAGGTTGAGGAAGTCCGCCACCCGCTCCAGGAGGTTGTCCGCCTTGAGGCCCAGCCGCATCGCGCGTCGCTCCTTGGAATGGGGGGAGTGGGCTTGAGCGCTAGCGGCGGCGCCGCGAGCCCGCCACGGCGGCCACGCCCAGGATCATCAGCGCCGCCTGCGGGCCCAGCAGGCAGCCCTGCGTCTCCGCCTGGCGGATGCCCGTGTACTTGCACTTGCCCGAGTTGCAGCTGAAGCGCGGCGCGCAGTCACTGGTGCTGCGGCAGTCGGTGGGCACGCGCCCGGTGTTGTCGTCCCCTTCGGGGGAGTTGGGGTCGTCCGGCTGGCCCGCGTCCTGCGGCTGGCCCTCCTGGCCCAGCGCCACCAGCGGGGAGAACAGGAGGAATCCGGCCAGGAGCCCTGCCGGGTGGATGCGGGAGAAGAGGGAGGACATGAGGCGGGCGCCACCCTAACGCCACATCGGGGCGCTTGCATCCATCCTCTGAAGGGGACGGCCCTCCGGGGTTCCCTGGAATCGCTGGCCGCCGGGGCGCCCGAATCTGCTACGGTCCCCCCGCGATGGCGCCTCGAATCCTCGTCGTGGACGACAACCAGGAGCTCCTCTCCCTCCTCACGCAGCTGTTCGAGGACGCCGGGTACGAGGTGGTGGGCGCCAGCCGTGGCAAGCAGGCCATCGAGGCCGCCCGCGCCCAGCCTCCCGGCTGTGCTGTCTTGGACATCCTGCTGCCGGACATGATGGGTTACCACCTGGCGGACACGCTCAGGAAGGACAACCCCCAGCTGCCGCTGCTCTTCATCACCGGCGTCTTCAAGGGCGGCAAGCACGCCACCGAAGCGCGCCAGAAGTACCAGGCCGCCGGCTACTTCGAGAAACCCTTCGAGGCCCAGAAGCTGCTGGAAGCGGTGGCCAAGGTGCTGCCCGCGGAGAAGAAGGTCCCCGCCGCCTCCATGCAGGACGCCTTCGAGGTGGAGCTGGACATCGACGTGGAGGAGGAGGGCCCGCAGGACGCCATGGAGCTGACCGGCCGCATCAAGGTCACCGGCGGCGGCAACCTCACGGCCGAAATCCGCGGCGCCAACCTCACCGCCACGCCCATGCAGAAGGTGCCCTCCACCCAGGTGCGGGCCCCCACGCCGGGCCGTCCGCCGGATCCGCTGCCGGTGGGCGCGGGCTCGCCGGGCAGCCGCCGCGGAGAGCTGAAGGACAACCTGCCGTCGCTGCTCACCGCCTTCTACCTGTCGCGCGAGACGGGCGAGCTGGGCGTGCAGCGCGGCAAGGTGAAGAAGGTCGTCTACTTCGAGAACGGCACCCCGGTGTTCGCGCTCTCCAACCTGCTGGCGGACCGCTTCGGGCAGTTCCTGGTGCGCGTGGGGAAGATCAAACCCGAGCAGCTCCAGGACGCGTCCGCCGTCGCCGCGCAGAGCCACCGCCGCACCGGCGACGTGCTGGTGGAGCGCGCCCTGCTCAAGGACACGGAGCGGCTGTACTACGTGGGCCAGCAGGTGAAGGCCATCATCTACTCGCTCTTCTCCTGGGAGGAGGGCACGTACGTGATGAGCTTCAAGGAGAAGGCCTCCGCGGAGTCCATCAAGCTGGACGTGCACCCGGCCAACCTCATCGTCCGGGGCATCAAGAAGCTCTACAAGCCGGAGCGCCTGCGCCGCCTGCTCCAGCCCGAGGACCGGCTCATCCCCGCCGTCGCCCCCGCCTACGGCCTCAACGAGGTGGAGCTGGAGCGCTGGGAGGCGGAGCTGCTGCCGAAAATCGACGGCAACCGCGTGGTGGCGGAGCTGCTCGCGTTCGCCAACCGCCCGGAGCACGTCGTCTACGGCTTCCTGGTGTCGATGATGGCGCTGGGCATCCTGGACAAGCGCTCGTAGCGGTCCGGCGCGGCGGGAAGGGGCGCCCGGCTTCCGGATGCCCCCCGTCGTGCGACATCACTTCAGCCGAGCCGCGAGCCGATCCAGAACAGGCCCAGCGCGCCGGAGCCCAGCGCCACGCCGCGCTGGATCCACAGGCTGATGCGCGCGTTGGCGCGCGACAGGCCTTCGGCGAACAGCAGCCCCACCGCGCCCATGCCGATGAGGATGCCCAGCGCGAAGCCGGGCAGGTACGTCCACGCGGACAGGCTCATGCTGCCGCCCACCAGGAGCGGGGGCAGCGCGATGAGCAGCGACCGCACGCCGCTCACGGCCATGAAGGCGCCCGCGGCGGTGCTCACGGTGTGCACGTGCTCGTGCGGCTCGCGGTCGTGGCCGGGCAGGTGCGGGTGGCCGTGGTCCAGGCTGTGCGGGAAGAGCAGGGCGGTGACGGCCAGCGCCACCAGCACCGCGCCGCCGAACACCTCCGCCCACCGCTCGAAGGTCTCCGACAGGCCCACGCCCGCGAAGAGGCACACCGCCGCGATGCCGCCCAGCATGGCCGCGTGGCCCAGGGCGAAGCGCAGCGCCGTCTTCAGCGCGACGCGGCGACGGCCCCCACCCAGGGTGCCGAGCGTGGCCATGGCGGCGCAGTGGTCCGGCCCCAGGGCGTGGAGCAGACCTTGGGTCAGGCCGAGCAGGAAGGCGAGGAGGATGGGAGCCACGACGGCGCACCCTAGCCGTGGTTTAACCGGGTGGCCAGCAGGAGGAAGCCCCACACCATGCGCATTGCTCATCTCCGACATTCCGCCGCGCTGCTGTTGGCGGGGCTGCTCGCCCTGTCGGGCTGCTCCACCGACCCCGGTCCGGAGCAGCTGCGCAAGGCCGAGGGACGCTACCAGGAGCTGATCAACCAGAACCTCCCCGCGCAGGACCCGGCCTGGGCGGAGGTCGTCGCCCAGTTCGAGGCCGTCCCCAAGGACTCCAAGGCCCGCCCGGAGGCCGAGAAGCGGCTGGCCGCGCTGAAGGCCGCCCGCGAGAAGGTCCCGCCGCGCCCCCTGGCCCGCCCCGGCGCCACCGGCCAGGGCGCCAGCGACGTGGAGGCCAAGCGCGCCGCGTGTGAGGCGCTCGCGAAGAAGCTGGGCGAGGCCAACACGGACGCGACGCGCGACGTGCTGCGCAAGGTGCTGGAGACCTGCCAGGCGGAGCTGGTCCGGCTGGAGGCCAATGACCACCCGCCGGGCGAGGAAGTGCATCCGCCGGGCGAAGGCGCGCACTGAGCCCGCTCAAAGCGCGCGTGGAGTTGAGAAGCCCGCGGGGTCTGGATATGGAGCCGACGCATGCCCATGCCCCAAGCAGGTGACAAGGCCCCCGGCTTCTCGCTCCCCGACCAGAGCGGCGCCACCGTCTCCCTCTCGCAGCTCAAGGGGCGGCACGTCGTCCTCTACTTCTACCCGAAGGACGCGACCCCCGGCTGCACCACGGAGGCGTGCGACTTCCGCGATGAGCACTCCGCGCTGGTGAAGGCCGGCGCGGTGGTGCTGGGCGTGTCGCCGGACAGCGTCGCCTCCCACCAGAAGTTCGCCACGAAACAGGGGCTGCCGTTCTCGCTCCTGGCGGACCCGGACCACGCGCTGGCGGACGCGTACGGGGTGTGGGGGGAGAAGTCCCTCTATGGGCGCAAGTTCATGGGCCTCATCCGCGCGACCTTCCTCATTGGTCCGGACGGCAAGGTCGTCCGCGTGTGGCCCAAGGTGAAGGTGGCCGGCCACGTCGCGGAGGTCCTGTCCGCGCTCCAGGGCGGGTCTTCCGACAAGGCGCCGGCCCCGAAGGCCCCCGCGGCGAAGAAGGCTCCGGCGGCGGAGGCGAAGCCGGCGGCTGTCAAGAAACCGGCGGCGAAGAAGGCCCCGGCCGCGAAGCCGGCGGCGAAGGCCGCGGCCCGGAAGGGTGCTCGCGGCTGAGCGGGCGTGGGGTGGCGGGCGCCGGTGCACTCCTGGCGGGACAGGGAGGCCGGGACCGTGTATGCCTGCGCCCGTGGCTGGCTCCTCTCTCCCCGGGCGGGGCTGGCCGTTCACGATGAAGCCCTGTCGGCCTCCGGGCCGGACAGCGAGCGGCCGGCAGGGCCAGCCCCCGGGTGGATGCCCGGTGGTTGGCGAGGACGGCATGACCATTCCTCGGGGATGGCGGAGACGATGAACATGCGCGAGCGAGGCATTCAGCGGTGGATGGGAGCGGCGGCGCTGACGGCGGGCGTGCTCCTGGGCACGGCCTGTGGCGGGCTGCCGGAGACGGGCGGCAAGCAGCCGGATGAGTCGCGGGGCAATGCCTTCGCGCAGCGCGGTACGCAGCCGGAGGCCGTCTACAACGTGGCCGAGCAGCAGGGGCATGAGAACCCCGCTGACGCGCACCACGGCGACGCGGCCGCGAAGCTGCCCCGCCACGTGCTGACGGTGGACCGGGGCTACAACTCCACCATCGGGAAGATTGGCTCCAGCATCGACCCGCGGACGAAGGCCAACGAGGGCCAGTCCAACAACTCCAAGTGGGACGACGCGGGCGGCATGATGGCGCACCGCTACGGCGTGCTCGGCGGGGCGACCTACTCGCCCGCGGCCCAGGGGCTGGGCGGCTGGAATGTCTCCCCCGCGAACGAGGGCACGCGCGGCTTCGAGGCGCCCTACAGCTACGTCAGCCCGCCCATCTACCTGCGCGACCGGTAGCTGGACGAAAGTCCCAGGGGCGCCCGCCGGCCAGCGTGCCAGCAGGCGCCCCGTGCTCCGGCCCCGCCACTCCCGGTGGGGCGCTGGGGTGGCCACTCCTTCAGTCGAGGCCGTGACGGCTTCCGGAAGGAGCAGGCCATGCACTCAAAAAGACTGCATCACTGGACCCTGGTGGCCGTGTGCGCCGCGACGGCCGCGCTGGTCGGCCCCGGCTGCAATCGTGACGAGCCCCTGATGCCGCGCGCGGGGAGCCGTTACCAGGGCGTCGCCAACACGCAGCAGCCCGCGCCTCCGGGCACGGGGGGCGCTGGCGCGAGCACGCCCACGGACGCGAAGGGGTCGCCGCTGAAGCCGCAGCCCGCCGGGGCCCAGGGCCTGCAGAACCAGATTGGCGCGCCCGGCTTCACCACGCCCCAGGAGCCGGTTCCCGGAGACCGGGGCGGGGCGGACCGCTTCGAGGGCCCCATGGGCCAGGGCTCGGAGCTAGGCTCCAGGCACGCCCCCGACTAACGCGACGCGAGCATGACCTCCGTGGGGTCCTTGCCGGTGAAGGCACTGGCGAGGCCCTCCGCCAGCGA contains the following coding sequences:
- the bcp gene encoding thioredoxin-dependent thiol peroxidase, with product MPQAGDKAPGFSLPDQSGATVSLSQLKGRHVVLYFYPKDATPGCTTEACDFRDEHSALVKAGAVVLGVSPDSVASHQKFATKQGLPFSLLADPDHALADAYGVWGEKSLYGRKFMGLIRATFLIGPDGKVVRVWPKVKVAGHVAEVLSALQGGSSDKAPAPKAPAAKKAPAAEAKPAAVKKPAAKKAPAAKPAAKAAARKGARG
- a CDS encoding response regulator, with amino-acid sequence MAPRILVVDDNQELLSLLTQLFEDAGYEVVGASRGKQAIEAARAQPPGCAVLDILLPDMMGYHLADTLRKDNPQLPLLFITGVFKGGKHATEARQKYQAAGYFEKPFEAQKLLEAVAKVLPAEKKVPAASMQDAFEVELDIDVEEEGPQDAMELTGRIKVTGGGNLTAEIRGANLTATPMQKVPSTQVRAPTPGRPPDPLPVGAGSPGSRRGELKDNLPSLLTAFYLSRETGELGVQRGKVKKVVYFENGTPVFALSNLLADRFGQFLVRVGKIKPEQLQDASAVAAQSHRRTGDVLVERALLKDTERLYYVGQQVKAIIYSLFSWEEGTYVMSFKEKASAESIKLDVHPANLIVRGIKKLYKPERLRRLLQPEDRLIPAVAPAYGLNEVELERWEAELLPKIDGNRVVAELLAFANRPEHVVYGFLVSMMALGILDKRS
- a CDS encoding methyltransferase encodes the protein MRLGLKADNLLERVADFLNLAPQPLAHAFFGMMASRTLMAGARLGVYAALADGAATAEALAARLKTSTEGMRALLEALIACEVVELHRGRFRLAPRARRWLDPRSPQAITAFLEFNYAQWDWWGQLENAVKSGQSVDIHQFAPDDPRWRDYIQAMYQLARLASPEVAAAIPLPRGARHLLDLGGAHGWYAAELCRAHRGLKATVVDLEGSVRVGREIIAQAGLSHRVTHKEGDVLHAELGGPYDGVLLFQVMHHLTPAQNVALLRRVRGAMASRGTLAVLEYLREERDTQGTSAPLIGLHYFLTSGAASYTPAEVEGFLDDAGFKVQSTRPIRHLPLQTLIIAQPE
- a CDS encoding MXAN_6627.5 family MYXO-CTERM protein — its product is MSSLFSRIHPAGLLAGFLLFSPLVALGQEGQPQDAGQPDDPNSPEGDDNTGRVPTDCRSTSDCAPRFSCNSGKCKYTGIRQAETQGCLLGPQAALMILGVAAVAGSRRRR